The nucleotide sequence AAAAACTGAAGATCGAACGTGTCGATCCGTTTCTGGATTTTGATTTCGACCGACAGTCCCCCGGCGAAGGCATTTCTGACGAAGCCTTCTATATCCAGTGGAACGGTGGCCTGAAAGTCGACCAAACCGGTCGCTATGAATTGGTCGTCAACAGCACGTTGTCGATGATCATGGACTTCGGCAGCCATGGCGATCGACTGATCGATAACCACGTCCAGTCCGGTGACAAAACAGAATTTCGTCGCTCGGTTTGGTTGGATGCCGGACGAATCTATCCGCTTCAGATTCAATTCATCCAACGCAAACGCAAGACAGAACTTCCCCCGGCGCGTATTCGATTGGCCTGGGTGCCGCCCGGCGACGTCGAACACACGATTCCGACACGCAACCTGGTGGCTGATTGGGTTCCATCGATGCGATCGATCCAGGCCCCTTTGCCACCAGATGATCGCAGCTACGGATACGAGCGAGGACTTTCGGTCGATCCCGCTTGGGAATCCAGCACCAGCGATGTGGCTTTGGAATTTGCCACGCTGGTGCACGATGAGCTTTTGCCGCGTTACCGTCGCGACAAGAAGCATCGCAAGTTGGAAAAACGACAAGCGATGAAGAACTTGTTGGCCGACATCGTCTCACGTGCTTTTCGAAGACCGTTGTCCGACGACGACCAAGATCGCTACATCGACCAGCCGCTGCAGACCACCGAGAGCGACTTGGACGCGATCAAACGAGTCATGTTGATGGCTTTGAAGTCGCCAAGGTTCTTGTATCCGACGCTAGACATTCAGGCATCGCCGTCGCGACAAACGCTGAACCGATTGTCGCTGATTTTGCACGACTCACTGCCCACTGAATCGTGGCAAATCGACGAAGCCGATCAAGGCAAAATCCAGACGGTGGAAGAAGTTCGCCAGCACGCGCGTCGACTGTTCGATGACCATCGAACTCGGGCCAAGCTTCGGGATTTCTATGCCGGTTGGCTCAACTTGGATCGTTTGCACGACTTGAACAAAGACTCAGAGCGGTTCCCAGGATTTACATCGGAGGTTGCCGCGGATGTTCGGCGATCATTGATGTGGACATTGAATGACCTTGCCGACGACGACGACTTGGCTTTTCAAGACTTGTTCACGACGCGGCATACGCTGACCTCCGCTTTACTGCATGAATACTACGGCGACGGGTTTGCTTCCATCGCGGAGACCGACAGCGAAAATTCCGAAAACGAGAGTGGCGACACGATCGATCGCGTCGGCCTGGTCGTCGATCAGCCGGCCCACTTGGTGCGATCGGTGGAATCGGACGATCGATATGGGTTGTTGAATCATCCGTACTTGATGGGCGGTTTGGCTTATCACGACGCAACATCGCCGATCCATCGCGGCGTGTTCTTGATCCGATACATGCTGGGGCGAACCCTGCGACCGCCCAATGCCGCCTTTGCTCCGCTTAGCATTGATTTGCATCCAGATTTGACCACACGACAACGTGTCGAATTGCAGACCGGCGAAGTCAGTTGCCAGGTTTGTCACTCGAAAATCAACGGTCTGGGATTCACCTTGGAAAACTATGACCCGACGGGTCGCTTTCGCGAACTCGACGCGGGGCAAACCGTCGATGCGTCGGGCGGATATGAAAGCCGCAGTGGTGAATCGCAGTCTTTCCGCGGCGCCGACGAATTGGCCCAGTATTTGGCCAACGGCCCTGATTCTCGCCGTGGTTTCATCCACCGTCTGTTTCAGCATTTCGTCAAACAGCCCCCGGCCGCCTACGGACCGGGTACGCTGGACCGTCTGGAACAGTACTTCGCAGAACACGATTTCAACGTTCGCGAACTCGTCATCGAGATCGCGACCATCGCCGCTACTGATGCCCTGGAGGAAAGCTGATGACCGAGCCTATGCAACTGCGTGACCGCACCACGCGTGGTTCCAAACGATTCGGCCGCAGTCGACGTGAATTCTTGCGGACCCTGGGTATCAGCGCCGCCGCCGCGCCGTTTGCTCTGTCGCTGCCCAGTCTGGGTTGGGCAGGCAGCAACGTCGGCAACCCGAAGAAGCGAATCGTTTTCGTGTTCAGCCCCAACGGTGTGATCCCCAAGCATTTTTGGCCCGACAACAAGGGTGCGGACTACGACGTCAAACGCATTCTGGAACCGCTGGCAGGCTTCCAATCGCGGATGACCACCCTGCATGGCGTTAACAACCAGATCCGCGGCGACGGTGACGGGCACATGCGAGGCATCGGTTGTCTGTTGACCGGGATCGAGTTGTTTCCCGGTGACGTCCAAGGCGGAAGCGATACCCCGGCCGGTTGGTCGATGGGCATTTCAGTCGACCAAAAGATCAAGAACCATCTACAGGCGAACGAACAAACGCGCACCCGTTACGGTTCGCTGGAATTCGGCGTCATGGTTCCCGATCGCGCGGACACCTGGACACGCCTGTCCTACGCGGGACCGAATCAACCGGTCGCACCGATCGACAACCCGTACCAAATGTTCGATCGCCTGTATGGCAAGACACATGACCGCGAACTGCTGGGCAGTGTCTTAGATGGCGTCGTCGATGATCTGCGACGGTTGAAGAAGGTCGTCAGCAGCGAAGATTATCAACTGCTGGAAGACCACTTGGCGATGGTCCGCAAAGTCGAATCCGACCTGAAGATTGAACGCGAATCGATCCAGCGTTCGTCGGAACAGGAGACCAAGGACTTGGGGCATGCGGTTCCCGAATTGACGCCCAATGTCGAGGAAGAAAACGACAACATGCCGGAAATCACTCGAATGCAGATCGAACTGCTGACCAGTGCTTTCCGATCCGATTTCGCCCGTGTCGCGACGTTCCAGATCACCAACAGCGTGGGGAATCCCAAGATGCGTTGGTTGGACATCGATGAAAGCCACCATTCACTGTCCCATGAACCGGACAGCAATGCCGAGGCCTATGAAAAACTGATTCGCATCAACACTTGGTACGCGGAGCAGGTTGCGGCATTGGCGAAACGACTGGACGAGACGCCTGAACCCGGCGCCGATGGTTCGATGTTGGATCACACCACGATCGTGTGGACGAACGAACTGGGCAAAGGAAATTCGCACACTCGCAACAACATTCCGTTTGTCTTTGTCGGCGATGGGCTTGGTTTCAAGACCGGCCAGGCAATGGAATTCGGCGGCGTTCCCCACAACCGCTTGCTGATGAGCTTCCTGCAGGCGTTCGATTGTCCCCAAGAATCATTCGGCAATCCCGATTTTTGTGGCGACGGTGTGCTGAGCGATCTGTTCGCTTGACACCGCGTCGTACTTCCGCAGGAACGCGTGGTGCCGCATTCATCCAGTGATCAACACCGGCTTGCGGTCAAAGGGATCAGCAAGAAATATCCCGGCGTGCTAGCGCTGGACAATGTCGATATGGATGTTGCCGGCGGCGAAGTTTTGGCCGTGGTGGGTGAAAACGGCGCGGGCAAAAGCACGCTGATGAAAATACTGGCCGGGATCCAATCACCGGACCAGGGGCACATTCGGTTAAACGATGCAGCGGTTCGCTTTCATCATCCCGGCGAAGCCATCGCGTCGGGAATCGCATTGATTCACCAAGAACTGAATCTTCACGGCAATCTGTCGGTTGCCGAAAACATCTACCTGGGACGAGAGCCACAGCGACTGGGCTGGCTGAATCGTCGCGAACTGAACCGGATGGCCGAATCCGTTCTGGGGCAAGTCGGTTTGGATGTGGCACCGACACAACCGCTGTGGACGCTAAGCACCGCTTCCCGCCAACTGGTTGAAATTGCCAAGGCGATTTCCATCAATGCATCCTTCGTCATCATGGACGAACCGACCAGCAGCCTTAGCCACCGCGAAACCGAACGGCTGTTCGGCGTGGTCCAGTCGCTGAAGGCGGCCGGCGTCGGAATTGTCTACATCTCCCATCGGCTGGTCGAGGTCGATCGACTGGCTGATCGCGTCGAAGTGCTGCGTGACGGCAAGAACAGCGGTAATTTCGCAAGAGGCCATTACAGCCATGCGGACTTGATCAATGCGATGGTGGGGCGGCCTTTGGAATTGAAGCGACGACGCGAACCATCGACCGATGCGGCGGTAACGAAAGCGTCTGCCACCGAACCGCCACAACCACGTCTGCGATGCGAAGGCGTGCAAACGGCCCCCGACACTCGGCCGATTGATTTGTCGGTATGGCCGGGGGAAATTGTTGGGATTGCGGGATTGGTCGGATCGGGTCGCACCGAACTGTTGCAAACCATTTTCGGCATTCGTGCGAACCAAAACACCAACGTGGCGGACGCCGTCTGGGTCGACGGCCAACCGGTGCCCCCGGGTTCGGTCCGTGATGCGATGCGTGCCGGATTGGCGTTGGTTCCGGAAGACCGCAAAGACGAAGGCCTGTTGATCGCCAGTGATGTCCGCACCAACACAACAATCGCGGCTTTGTCCGACTCGCCAACCGCCCCGCGCATCGATCGATCCTGGGAATCGATCTGCACGCAACAGATGATCCAAGACTTGGGAATCAAAACGTCGGGACAAACCGTCGACGTTTCCACGCTGTCTGGTGGTAATCAGCAAAAGGTTGCTTTGGGAAAATGGTTGTTACGTGCCCCCAAGGTCTTGCTGCTGGACGAACCCACCCGCGGTGTGGATGTCGGCGCGAAGCAGGAAATTTATCAACTGCTACAACGCTTGGCGGACCAAGGGATGGCAATCCTGTTTGTCAGCAGCGAACTGGAAGAGGTCTTAACACTTGCCGACCGAGTGGCCGTGATGTGCGACGGCAACATCGCAGGCGAATTGACCGGAGACGAGATCAGCGAAAACGCGATCGTTCAACTGGCAATCGGTACGCCGGATTCGACAGCCATCCCGGCATCATGAAGTACGACCACGGCTAGGTGTGCGCCATGACGTCTTGTTCACAAAAGGGAACCACGTAAGGGCCTTCGGGGATGACGGCGACGTGCCGATCCTGGTGACGTTGCACACTTTCGGCGATCGCGTCGTCAACGGACGACGCGACATCGACACAGGTCAACGCACGCTGTTGATCGGGGATCCCATCCGAATAAAGGTGAACACGTCCGATCGACATCGGCTTGGTTTGCATCTGCGTTTGCCACTGATCGATATCCGCATGCGACTGTTGTGCAATGTGATT is from Crateriforma conspicua and encodes:
- a CDS encoding DUF1552 domain-containing protein — translated: MTEPMQLRDRTTRGSKRFGRSRREFLRTLGISAAAAPFALSLPSLGWAGSNVGNPKKRIVFVFSPNGVIPKHFWPDNKGADYDVKRILEPLAGFQSRMTTLHGVNNQIRGDGDGHMRGIGCLLTGIELFPGDVQGGSDTPAGWSMGISVDQKIKNHLQANEQTRTRYGSLEFGVMVPDRADTWTRLSYAGPNQPVAPIDNPYQMFDRLYGKTHDRELLGSVLDGVVDDLRRLKKVVSSEDYQLLEDHLAMVRKVESDLKIERESIQRSSEQETKDLGHAVPELTPNVEEENDNMPEITRMQIELLTSAFRSDFARVATFQITNSVGNPKMRWLDIDESHHSLSHEPDSNAEAYEKLIRINTWYAEQVAALAKRLDETPEPGADGSMLDHTTIVWTNELGKGNSHTRNNIPFVFVGDGLGFKTGQAMEFGGVPHNRLLMSFLQAFDCPQESFGNPDFCGDGVLSDLFA
- a CDS encoding sugar ABC transporter ATP-binding protein, translating into MPHSSSDQHRLAVKGISKKYPGVLALDNVDMDVAGGEVLAVVGENGAGKSTLMKILAGIQSPDQGHIRLNDAAVRFHHPGEAIASGIALIHQELNLHGNLSVAENIYLGREPQRLGWLNRRELNRMAESVLGQVGLDVAPTQPLWTLSTASRQLVEIAKAISINASFVIMDEPTSSLSHRETERLFGVVQSLKAAGVGIVYISHRLVEVDRLADRVEVLRDGKNSGNFARGHYSHADLINAMVGRPLELKRRREPSTDAAVTKASATEPPQPRLRCEGVQTAPDTRPIDLSVWPGEIVGIAGLVGSGRTELLQTIFGIRANQNTNVADAVWVDGQPVPPGSVRDAMRAGLALVPEDRKDEGLLIASDVRTNTTIAALSDSPTAPRIDRSWESICTQQMIQDLGIKTSGQTVDVSTLSGGNQQKVALGKWLLRAPKVLLLDEPTRGVDVGAKQEIYQLLQRLADQGMAILFVSSELEEVLTLADRVAVMCDGNIAGELTGDEISENAIVQLAIGTPDSTAIPAS
- a CDS encoding DUF1588 domain-containing protein; the protein is MNFPPRKRAAASLCGGWIGFILLGVISVAADEGSRLNLSPLQEKGREIYRSQCADCHGRAGQGNEDYYPDPLVGDDSAGQLAELIADTMPEGEPELCEGDDALAVAQYIYEAFYSEAAQIRNRPPRQRLQRLTANQLRQSFADLYATVEGLPGSIDRYGLKAQYFDGDRWKKEKLKIERVDPFLDFDFDRQSPGEGISDEAFYIQWNGGLKVDQTGRYELVVNSTLSMIMDFGSHGDRLIDNHVQSGDKTEFRRSVWLDAGRIYPLQIQFIQRKRKTELPPARIRLAWVPPGDVEHTIPTRNLVADWVPSMRSIQAPLPPDDRSYGYERGLSVDPAWESSTSDVALEFATLVHDELLPRYRRDKKHRKLEKRQAMKNLLADIVSRAFRRPLSDDDQDRYIDQPLQTTESDLDAIKRVMLMALKSPRFLYPTLDIQASPSRQTLNRLSLILHDSLPTESWQIDEADQGKIQTVEEVRQHARRLFDDHRTRAKLRDFYAGWLNLDRLHDLNKDSERFPGFTSEVAADVRRSLMWTLNDLADDDDLAFQDLFTTRHTLTSALLHEYYGDGFASIAETDSENSENESGDTIDRVGLVVDQPAHLVRSVESDDRYGLLNHPYLMGGLAYHDATSPIHRGVFLIRYMLGRTLRPPNAAFAPLSIDLHPDLTTRQRVELQTGEVSCQVCHSKINGLGFTLENYDPTGRFRELDAGQTVDASGGYESRSGESQSFRGADELAQYLANGPDSRRGFIHRLFQHFVKQPPAAYGPGTLDRLEQYFAEHDFNVRELVIEIATIAATDALEES